The following are encoded in a window of Coregonus clupeaformis isolate EN_2021a chromosome 34, ASM2061545v1, whole genome shotgun sequence genomic DNA:
- the spag6 gene encoding sperm-associated antigen 6, with product MSQRQVLQVFEQYQKSRTQFVQTIAELATRPQNIETLQNAGVMSLLRPLLLDVVPTIQQTTALALGRLANYNDDLAKAIVNGDILPQLVYSLTEQNRFYKKAAAFVLRAVAKHSPALAQAVVDCGALDALVISLEEFDPGVKEAAAWALGYIARHNAHLSQAVVDAGAVPLLVLCIQEPEVALKRIAASALSDIAKHSPELAQTVVDTGAIAHLAQMILNPDAKLKRQVFSALSQISKHSVDLAEMVVEAEIFPAVLACLRDPDEYVRKNVTTLMREITKHTPELSLMIVNAGGVAAVIDYLGDCRGNVRLPGIMMLGYVAAHSENLAMAVIVSKGVPQLAICLSEEPEEHIKAATAWAFGQIGRHTPEHARAVSTANVLPKLLALCMDTDSSEDLQVKAKKALKSILQKCTYLPALEPLLYEAPSNILKHVVCQFSKVLPHDSKARRLFVTSGGLKKVQEIKADPGSALQEYINSINNCYPEEIVRYYSPGYSETLLERVEKYQPV from the exons ATGAGTCAACGACAGGTTTTACAAG TGTTTGAGCAGTATCAGAAATCAAGGACACAGTTTGTGCAGACTATTGCTGAGCTTGCAACAAGACCACAAAACATTGAAACTTTACAAAATGCTG GTGTGATGTCCCTGCTGAGGCCTTTACTGCTAGATGTGGTTCCTACCATCCAGCAGACAactgctctggctctgggacGACTGGCCAACTACAATGACGACCTGGCAAAGGCCATCGTCAATGGAGACATCCTCCCACAGCTCGTCTACTCCCTGACCGAGCAGAac aggttcTATAAGAAGGCAGCAGCGTTTGTGCTGCGTGCGGTGGCCAAGCACAGCCCTGCTCTGGCCCAGGCCGTGGTAGACTGTGGAGCGCTGGACGCTCTGGTCATCTCTCTGGAGGAGTTTGACCCTGGGGTCAAGGAGGCTGCTGCCTGGGCTCTGGGATACATTGCACGCCACAACGCAC ACCTGTCTCAGGCGGTAGTGGACGCGGGGGCCGTTCCTCTGCTGGTGCTGTGTATCCAGGAACCAGAGGTGGCCCTGAAACGCATTGCTGCCTCTGCCCTTAGCGACATCGCCAAGCACTCCCCTGAGCTAGCTCAGACCGTGGTCGACACCGGCGCCATCGCACACCTGGCCCAGATGATCCTCAACCCTGATGCCAAACTGAAG AGGCAGGTGTTCTCTGCCCTGAGTCAGATCAGTAAGCACTCGGTGGACCTGGCTGAGATGGTGGTGGAGGCAGAGATCTTCCCTGCTGTCCTGGCCTGCCTCCGAGACCCAGACGAGTATGTCAGGAAGAATGTCACCACACTGATGAGAGAGATCACGAAACACACAcctgag ctgtCTCTGATGATCGTGAACGCGGGTGGTGTGGCGGCGGTGATTGACTACCTGGGTGATTGCCGTGGTAACGTGCGGTTACCTGGGATCATGATGCTTGGATATGTGGCCGCTCACTCTGAAAACCTTGCCATGGCCGTCATCGTGTCTaag GGGGTGCCCCAGCTggccatctgtctgtctgaggaGCCAGAGGAACACATCAAGGCGGCCACAGCGTGGGCGTTTGGCCAGATCGGCCGCCACACCCCGGAGCACGCCAGGGCCGTGTCCACAGCTAACGTCCTGCCCAAGCTGCTGGCCCtctgcatggacacagacagcTCTGAGGACTTGCAGGTCAAG gCTAAGAAGGCTCTGAAGAGCATCCTACAGAAGTGCACCTACCTGCCTGCTCTGGAGCCCCTGCTCTACGAAGCTCCCAGCAACATCCTGAAACACGTTGTCTGCCAGTTCAGCAAG gtgCTGCCCCATGACAGCAAGGCTCGTCGTCTGTTTGTGACCAGCGGAGGCCTGAAGAAGGTTCAGGAGATTAAGGCTGATCCTGGATCTGCCCTGCAGGAGTACATCAACTCTATCAACAACTGTTACCCTGAGGAGATAGTCAG GTACTACTCCCCCGGCTACTCAGAGACGCTGCTGGAGCGGGTAGAGAAGTACCAGCCTGTCTGA